GGCAGAACTGGACAGCAATGTATACCCGTCTGGCTTGGCCTTGGCAACGGCCATTGCAGCAATATTGCCCTCCCCGCCGGGCCGGGGTTGCACAATAATCGGCTGCCCGAGATCCTTGCTCATCTCTTTTCCAATAATTCGGGTCAGCACGTCAACAGCTCCACCTGCGCTATACGGAACGACGATTTGGATGGGCTGGGCAGGCCAGTCTTGCGCTGTAGCGGTCAAAGGGATTAAGCTGCAGAACACCGCCGAAGTGATCGCTCCAACAAACGTCATTCTTTTATTCGTCATGCCTTCCTCCAATTAAATCGTTCTTCTTGTTATCACAATAGTGATATCCATCATGATTGTTCTATTGGCGCTTTCTGAGCAAACAGAGCAGCAAAGCCGATTCAGATATCTTCAAGCGTAAAGTTAAGGCGGGTATCTTTGACCACAATGCCTCCCCGATTGCCTGGTTCCAATGAACCATACCGGGCAGCAAAGCACTCTGGCAACGGTCGTGCCGTTTTTGGCGACAACCACAACCTTAGCAGATGCCGACGACGTTCCGGTTCGGGCCAGTCTTCAAAGTCTGTACGAGAGTGCAGGATCTGATGGTTATGCAGGAACTGCATGTCGCCCACTTTGAACTCCATTTGCAGATTAATCGCAGGATCGTTGGTAAGATTGTCCAGCATCTCCAGCGCCTCAATCTCGGTCTGTGTCAGGCGCCTTGCCTGGGGGCAATTGTTTTGTGCGCTCCGGATGTATTGTCCGGAATAAATTGTCGTCAAATGTCCTGCGTGCCAGTTAAAGACAGGCACTTCGAACCACGGCTTCATACCCTCGGGTACTTCTCCGCGCCGATCCGTGGGGAACGCATGGAACAACACGGCGGCCAAATCAGGTCGACGCTGCATCATCTCGTTATAAATGGTCACTGAGCTTGCAATACGGCTTTCTCCGCCGCTTTTTGACGTTTGCAGACAAAGCAGGCCCACAATGTCGCAAGAATCCGTGTGGTACTCCAGACCGCGATTCGTCTGATAATAACGCGTTTTGGCCTGATTGATATCTGCGCCCATATCGCGCACATGACCGAGCAGGTGTCCTTTGGCATTTTGCGAGCGGAAACTCCCAAGATGCGAGCCTATACCAAGATAGGCGATTGCTGAATCGCCTTTACCATATCGCTCTACTGGTAAGCCGCGCAATAACACGAAACCGCGCCCGTCGATAATTTCAGCCAGAATCCGAGCCAGTTTTCTCGTTAAGCCAGGCAAGGGAAACGTTTCAGGACTAATGTCTGCCATGGACAAACCGCCGGCGTGAAAAGCGGCAATGGCCAGGTCAATTTCCTTAATATCTTCAGAGCCAAGTTGGTGGATCCACTCGGAACGGTTGGACATGTCCTGTCCGTACCAGGCGGCCTTTCCTGTAACCGTTTCAGGAACGTTTTCAACATAACTTTTCTGCGCGCTGTTCATTACTTTTCCTGTGTAAAAATGAATAATCTGGAAATAGTTTAAACTTGAGAGAATGCTTGAACAAACGAATAATTTCTATTCATTAATGGATTTTGTCAATGGTAAATATCACTATAAAACAGATGCGTGCCTTTATCGCCGTTGCAGCAGAAGGCAGCTTTACCAAGGCCGCCGATAGCCTGCACGTCACGCAATCTACCTTGACGTCGTCAATTAAAGTACTTGAGGATGAGGTTGGTCTGCAGCTGTTTGACCGCTCCACCAGATCGGTAATACCCACCAGGCAAGGGGAACTATTTTTGCCGACTGCTCAGCGTATACTGCGGGACCTGGAAGACGCGCTGGACGATTTACGGATGGTTGCCGAACGAGAACGCGGATCCGTTTCGGTATGCGCGGCAGGTTCTTTCATTACTTACGTGCTCACTCCCGCACTGATGGATTTGGCACGACAGCACCCAGGCATTCACACTCGCTTTACTGAGGGCACGACCCAGAGCGTTGCCCAGCAAGTTTTATCAGGCGAAGCGGACTTCGGGGTCACCACCCTGTTTGAACCGATTCCCGAACTTGATGCCACGCTTCTTCTTACCGATGCCTATGGCGCCGTGTATGGTGCTGAACATCCATTGAATGACGAGCACGCCTCATTGACATGGAATAAGTTATCGAAACACACCATGGTCCGACTGAGCAAGGCCAATGGCATACGCATACTGCTGGACAGCGAACCGAAAATTGCAGGGTTGTTCAAGAACACAGTATATGAAGTCAGCGGAGTGGCAGCACTTCAGGCACTGCTCAGCCGCGGCTTCGGCTTCAGCGCACTACCCGCGCTCGCGGCCAGATCCCTGGTGGTGGAAGGACTCAGGTTCAGTATCCTGGCGCGCCCAGGCATACGTCGCAAGCTCTATGTCGTTAAAAAAAAGGGTCGCAGCCTATCTCCTGCTGCCGTCGCTCTTTTTCGAGCCATGATTGAAGCGCTACAGGATATGACTCCTGATGAAGCCATAGACGTCACATTCACTCAATCGGAGATTCGGGCATTCTGCGGAATTTGAAAACAGTGATGTCGTATCATTATGAAGCGAAATGCTGAGCGTTCTCTATCCATTTGGCTTAGATGCTTATGACTCCTCTTTTCACCACGGAATATTTCTATGCCAATTGGTCAACCACCTCGCCTTTTATCAAATCTTCATTTTATACTCGCACCAATTCAGACGATTTTGTCTATTTAACCGTCGCGCTCGCTGACCAAACCAACCGTTCAAAAATGCCCCCTGCCCAGATCGTCCTCGTCAACAATGCCCGGACTAGCACAATCCATGTAGTATCAGTATTGCGGCTTTTTTGAAGTGAGCCATTGAACCATGAATATCTCACACTCGGCCACTTCTGCAAAGATTCCAAAAGGGATCTGGATACTCGGCTTTGTCAGCATGTTTATGGATATTTCGTCTGAAATCATCCACAGTCTACTCCCGGTTTTCATGGTTTCTACGCTTGGCGCAAGCATGTTTGTGGTGGGGGTCATTGAAGGCGTCGCCGAGGCAACGGCATTAATCGTGAAGATTTTCTCTGGCGCCTTAAGTGATTATTTGGGTAAACGCAAAGGGCTCGCGGTGCTCGGTTATGGATTAGGCGCCCTATCCAAGCCCTTTTTTGCGATAGCAGGAACACCGGGTATGGTATTTACAGCGCGTTTTGCCGATAGAATCGGCAAAGGAATCCGCGGCGCACCGCGCGACGCCTTGGTTGCTGATTTAGTCTCACCCGACATACGCGGCGCGGCATTCGGTTTGCGACAATCTCTGGATACAATCGGCGCGTTTCTTGGTCCGCTACTGGCTATCGGCTTGATGCTCCTGCTGGCCAATGATTTTCGCACTATATTCTGGCTGGCTGCGATCCCTGCATTTATTTCTGTGGCGTTACTTTATTTCGGTCTGAAAGAGCCGGCACATAAAGCGAGCACTCAGCGAACCAATCCTATTAAACTGGAAAACATCAAACGCCTGAATCGACCCTATTGGTGGGTGGTGTTCATTGGCGCCGTGTTTACGCTGGCCCGGTTCAGCGAGGCTTTTCTGGTGCTCAGGGCCCAGCAAGGCGGTCTGGCGCTCGCACTGGTGCCTTTAGTGCTGGTGATCATGAACCTGGTGTATTCAATGTCTGCCTATCCAATAGGAAAATTGTCCGACCGCATGAGCCATCGTACGCTGTTGACGTGGGGGCTGGTGGTCCTGATCATTGCCGATCTGGTGCTGGCAACCAGTAACCATTGGGCA
Above is a window of Advenella kashmirensis WT001 DNA encoding:
- a CDS encoding TauD/TfdA family dioxygenase; amino-acid sequence: MNSAQKSYVENVPETVTGKAAWYGQDMSNRSEWIHQLGSEDIKEIDLAIAAFHAGGLSMADISPETFPLPGLTRKLARILAEIIDGRGFVLLRGLPVERYGKGDSAIAYLGIGSHLGSFRSQNAKGHLLGHVRDMGADINQAKTRYYQTNRGLEYHTDSCDIVGLLCLQTSKSGGESRIASSVTIYNEMMQRRPDLAAVLFHAFPTDRRGEVPEGMKPWFEVPVFNWHAGHLTTIYSGQYIRSAQNNCPQARRLTQTEIEALEMLDNLTNDPAINLQMEFKVGDMQFLHNHQILHSRTDFEDWPEPERRRHLLRLWLSPKTARPLPECFAARYGSLEPGNRGGIVVKDTRLNFTLEDI
- a CDS encoding LysR family transcriptional regulator produces the protein MVNITIKQMRAFIAVAAEGSFTKAADSLHVTQSTLTSSIKVLEDEVGLQLFDRSTRSVIPTRQGELFLPTAQRILRDLEDALDDLRMVAERERGSVSVCAAGSFITYVLTPALMDLARQHPGIHTRFTEGTTQSVAQQVLSGEADFGVTTLFEPIPELDATLLLTDAYGAVYGAEHPLNDEHASLTWNKLSKHTMVRLSKANGIRILLDSEPKIAGLFKNTVYEVSGVAALQALLSRGFGFSALPALAARSLVVEGLRFSILARPGIRRKLYVVKKKGRSLSPAAVALFRAMIEALQDMTPDEAIDVTFTQSEIRAFCGI
- a CDS encoding MFS transporter, yielding MNISHSATSAKIPKGIWILGFVSMFMDISSEIIHSLLPVFMVSTLGASMFVVGVIEGVAEATALIVKIFSGALSDYLGKRKGLAVLGYGLGALSKPFFAIAGTPGMVFTARFADRIGKGIRGAPRDALVADLVSPDIRGAAFGLRQSLDTIGAFLGPLLAIGLMLLLANDFRTIFWLAAIPAFISVALLYFGLKEPAHKASTQRTNPIKLENIKRLNRPYWWVVFIGAVFTLARFSEAFLVLRAQQGGLALALVPLVLVIMNLVYSMSAYPIGKLSDRMSHRTLLTWGLVVLIIADLVLATSNHWAIVLIGVAIWGLHMGMTQGLLATMIANTAPADLRGTAFGFFNLVSGVAMLFASVVAGLTWDSFGPEYTFIVGATMSLLALILVLRNKARQQ